In Thalassotalea fonticola, a single genomic region encodes these proteins:
- a CDS encoding S8 family serine peptidase produces MTFKKLISGSLVAAYSSAVAATIMAGNNDVKLVPITTQAVVSHKEADQTDFQNVSGRVNSHIHSTTKIEFDYEPGLVGAHSYIVQLKDKPLTAFNDKNSYLNANPKFSRASNLSSPSALFSSKADYHKHLLTNQHSVISSLNSKGLNVEVNYQLTSALNGFTIKAEQDIAQQIAQLAEVKSVTKLGFSKLQSYSLANDIGAKNIWQGKSLVNSGEFKGEGITIAILDTGINSDHISFVDQPIDESSKHVHLFPKANTYHGLCNTGDERCNNKLIGIRSYSEVYDIVHGGVEIGEGVITSPLPIYNNAVAEGFVYRPGEDYHSHGSHVASVIAGNIIDDVNLHYPKYQYWNSNGIPLKASSYQVSGIAPNAQIISYQVCDPLANAVSCPDEAVLKAIDDAISDDVDVINFSIAKSGGAKVNPYVDPVEMAFLNAHAADIVVVTAVGNDDNYSFGLGDHASPWLLSVGSADKSDSYLVSTTVNEISGGDPETFPKEETVEGNVAITEYSARTGYVGDAFTGHPTVAEAKLDTSLYSDDDKQKLRFCIELPENTFEKSEIALCLATTNGNSSLLSGLNIYEAYQHMAEQAEKAGAGGMIIVGVYGTPNVTVNYINPDFPATFLGGGSGFFYDWVVTSADKGLLVNATINPLTEYFYPTVLGMMNTVNTSMGPGEGINGEYLLPSIVAPSVNVLAAAADETPFNEDGNSSDWDKFSGSSTASAVVAGAAALVKQAHPDWSPSEIISALTLTAKSAVHVNNSDKGGFPDAYTMGAGLVNVENAINTGLVMHESVDNFRSADPNLQNISALNIPAAIETACYGTCSLTRTFKATRDGSWRTQVFMDYASASTTVTPAEFTLVKGETIDLTIDIVIVDESLRLGWDFDKWQGQYSEESSDIINNDGNLTGGDIVFIPDDRSIPEVHLPVVVESRLDVVNDMHRIDIELNKGSKVLPLFNTDDVDTAEFVVYQPVISTAKETFVHAVNVRDDMSCYLYHEEACANPLFDIEQHVADRTAHVEWIRAPQGSKRIFAEASEVGVRNLIDNRRKNSIKVAIGRDLNRNSRVEFKEEVLCISDFTSAFSTNDSSVGSNNFCSLTDPIAGDYWVMYQWASGFDQQFTEFYQDELSTVIKTHTGIINNDVSKDIVITGDTFTKEVTVTWDLETEPNQTVFAAFNAIDNVKTINLNLKRTNDVAVLTTNTKQNEILPGSIIDMEIDIRENLSQATQYLDLSVQLPEGAQLVGNILPDNNSHLQLSTQPISNGFKVVGTINSAASLDRDYVISTNSDNSMCRTPLVEQQDHGEYIDLGLTPITGSAMRLSEGSEEFYLLSDAAQEIVSNPRREKADGELESDKEWAERVHFDQNGPFNWMATTDDSGQQYIDREHIVVDLQAVFAESDVETPWISFYENGDFAKGRFMYVFGNGFIDFQNFASPNPLGTQTPNNNQPESNSDTIHIDFSYSGPFSGSNLSNTIAPLWRAAGHNEQFIVPFNPIATEQNEISGISVGHVGSKLVVDYNNVKTGWKTTCVNEQLIELSDGSIATQCLLNTGELDYQSISENKKIHSSLMEFYGNDNYNFQVFMETGASKNKPGEYEVIIAYGDITRTIFTDNSLEYDDLPLNNAQYNGVVGVLGHEGYKNSYGGIYHANEYYSSYKVDESTEIVNAIKPGKVVCFDYQGPGSKAGKIKFKVQLPNDLVAGDELVFGLSNSGQNTIFSNQAKFVVNSSLAVSQLSNIVMVEDSATKQIAASLSDANVEVDITSTDRFIKVTSQVNGSLLNISIDSDADYFTTKPAIITLTLISKDNANQKLSVSFLVDVSPVNDAPALTYKQDSFDILSTEFVELIALATDADNDELSYLWSGEHIDEEQKFNGSMSLSNLPAGTHQFDLMVTDGQVEVSKAFTVNVTQAEEEPSLERKEPNGAAFIWLSLFTLLTLIGRRTLINRR; encoded by the coding sequence TTGACCTTTAAAAAGCTTATATCAGGTTCATTAGTTGCTGCATACTCGTCCGCTGTTGCGGCCACGATTATGGCAGGGAATAACGACGTTAAACTAGTACCGATCACTACCCAAGCGGTGGTTAGTCATAAAGAAGCAGACCAAACTGATTTTCAGAATGTTAGTGGTAGAGTCAATTCTCATATCCATAGTACAACTAAAATTGAATTTGACTATGAGCCAGGTTTAGTTGGTGCTCATAGTTATATTGTTCAATTAAAAGACAAACCATTAACCGCATTCAATGATAAAAATTCTTATTTAAATGCTAACCCAAAATTTTCTAGGGCGAGCAATTTAAGCTCACCAAGTGCATTATTTTCATCTAAAGCGGATTATCATAAGCACCTTTTGACAAACCAGCATTCTGTCATAAGCTCTTTAAATTCGAAAGGCTTGAACGTAGAGGTAAATTATCAACTTACTAGCGCTTTGAATGGATTTACAATCAAAGCTGAGCAAGATATTGCGCAACAGATTGCTCAACTTGCTGAGGTAAAGTCAGTAACAAAACTTGGTTTTTCAAAGTTGCAGTCTTACAGTTTAGCTAATGATATTGGTGCAAAAAACATTTGGCAGGGCAAAAGTCTTGTTAATTCTGGAGAATTCAAAGGTGAAGGCATCACCATTGCAATCTTAGATACAGGTATAAATTCAGATCATATTTCCTTTGTTGATCAACCTATTGATGAATCAAGCAAACATGTACACCTATTCCCGAAAGCTAATACCTATCATGGGTTATGTAATACCGGGGATGAGCGTTGTAATAATAAACTCATTGGTATTCGTTCTTACAGTGAAGTTTATGACATTGTTCATGGTGGAGTAGAAATCGGAGAAGGTGTTATAACGTCACCATTGCCTATTTATAATAATGCCGTGGCAGAAGGTTTTGTGTATCGCCCTGGTGAAGATTACCATAGTCATGGTAGCCATGTCGCTAGTGTAATTGCCGGTAATATAATTGATGATGTAAACCTTCATTATCCTAAATATCAATACTGGAACTCGAACGGCATCCCATTAAAAGCGAGCAGCTATCAAGTTTCAGGTATTGCACCTAACGCTCAAATCATTTCATACCAGGTCTGTGATCCGTTAGCTAATGCTGTTAGCTGCCCGGATGAAGCAGTATTAAAGGCGATAGATGATGCAATTTCTGATGACGTTGATGTTATCAACTTTTCTATCGCTAAATCTGGTGGAGCAAAAGTTAATCCATACGTTGATCCTGTCGAAATGGCATTTTTGAACGCCCACGCAGCTGATATTGTTGTCGTTACTGCAGTTGGTAATGATGATAACTATTCATTTGGACTTGGCGATCATGCATCACCTTGGTTATTAAGTGTAGGCTCAGCTGATAAAAGTGATTCCTATCTGGTATCAACAACAGTTAATGAAATATCTGGTGGTGATCCTGAGACATTTCCTAAAGAAGAAACTGTTGAAGGTAACGTTGCTATTACTGAATACTCTGCCCGTACAGGTTATGTTGGTGACGCATTTACAGGTCACCCTACAGTTGCAGAAGCTAAATTAGACACATCGTTGTATTCAGACGACGACAAACAAAAACTTAGATTTTGTATTGAACTACCTGAAAATACTTTTGAAAAATCAGAAATTGCGTTATGTCTTGCTACTACCAATGGCAATAGTTCTTTATTGTCTGGTTTGAATATTTATGAAGCATACCAACATATGGCTGAGCAAGCAGAAAAAGCTGGTGCTGGAGGTATGATAATTGTTGGCGTGTACGGTACGCCGAATGTCACTGTAAATTATATTAATCCTGATTTTCCCGCCACATTTTTAGGAGGGGGATCAGGATTTTTCTACGACTGGGTAGTTACTTCTGCAGATAAAGGTTTGTTAGTAAACGCAACTATTAACCCATTAACCGAATACTTTTATCCTACAGTACTCGGAATGATGAACACAGTTAACACTTCTATGGGACCTGGTGAAGGTATCAATGGTGAATATTTATTACCAAGCATTGTTGCGCCTTCAGTTAATGTTTTAGCCGCAGCTGCAGATGAAACCCCCTTCAACGAAGATGGTAATAGCTCTGATTGGGATAAGTTTTCTGGTAGTTCGACCGCGTCTGCGGTAGTAGCAGGTGCCGCAGCCTTAGTAAAACAAGCACATCCAGATTGGTCGCCGTCAGAAATTATTTCTGCGTTAACTCTAACAGCAAAGTCAGCAGTACATGTTAATAACAGCGATAAAGGTGGTTTTCCTGATGCTTACACTATGGGGGCTGGGCTAGTTAATGTTGAAAATGCCATTAATACAGGTCTTGTTATGCATGAATCTGTTGATAACTTTCGCTCTGCGGATCCTAATTTACAAAATATATCAGCCTTAAACATTCCTGCTGCGATAGAAACAGCATGTTACGGTACCTGTTCACTAACACGAACATTTAAAGCTACCCGCGATGGTAGCTGGCGTACACAAGTGTTTATGGACTATGCGTCTGCAAGCACTACTGTAACTCCCGCAGAATTTACTTTAGTAAAAGGTGAAACAATTGATCTAACCATCGATATTGTGATCGTTGACGAATCATTAAGGTTGGGATGGGATTTCGATAAATGGCAAGGTCAATATAGCGAAGAATCAAGCGATATAATTAACAACGACGGTAACTTAACCGGTGGTGATATTGTATTTATTCCTGATGATAGAAGTATTCCCGAAGTACATTTACCGGTTGTTGTTGAAAGTCGCCTAGATGTTGTTAACGATATGCACCGTATTGATATCGAATTAAATAAAGGTTCAAAAGTATTGCCTTTGTTTAATACCGATGATGTGGATACGGCCGAATTTGTCGTTTATCAACCGGTTATTTCTACCGCAAAAGAAACGTTTGTGCATGCAGTCAATGTTAGAGATGACATGAGTTGTTACCTTTACCATGAGGAAGCCTGTGCAAATCCTTTATTTGATATAGAACAGCATGTTGCTGATAGAACTGCTCATGTTGAATGGATCCGTGCGCCACAAGGCAGTAAACGTATTTTCGCCGAGGCAAGTGAAGTTGGCGTGCGTAATTTAATTGACAACCGTCGAAAAAATTCAATAAAAGTGGCAATTGGCCGTGATTTAAATAGAAATTCTCGAGTTGAATTCAAAGAAGAAGTGTTATGTATTTCAGACTTTACTTCGGCATTTTCGACTAACGATAGCTCAGTCGGTTCTAATAATTTTTGTAGCCTAACCGATCCTATTGCAGGTGACTATTGGGTAATGTATCAATGGGCAAGTGGTTTTGATCAGCAGTTCACTGAATTTTATCAAGATGAATTAAGTACTGTAATAAAAACCCACACCGGAATTATTAATAACGATGTATCTAAAGACATTGTTATCACCGGCGATACTTTTACCAAAGAAGTTACTGTTACTTGGGATTTAGAAACCGAGCCTAACCAAACCGTATTTGCCGCGTTTAATGCCATCGATAATGTTAAAACCATCAATTTGAATTTAAAACGCACAAATGACGTTGCGGTGCTAACAACCAATACCAAGCAGAATGAGATTTTGCCAGGCTCAATCATTGATATGGAAATAGATATCCGTGAAAACTTAAGTCAAGCTACTCAATACTTGGATTTAAGCGTTCAGTTACCTGAAGGAGCTCAGCTAGTCGGCAATATTTTGCCCGACAATAACTCACATCTGCAACTTTCGACCCAGCCAATAAGTAACGGTTTTAAAGTAGTTGGCACTATTAATAGCGCTGCTAGCCTAGACAGAGATTATGTTATTAGTACAAATAGCGACAATTCAATGTGCCGTACACCATTGGTGGAACAACAAGACCACGGTGAGTATATAGACTTGGGGCTAACGCCTATTACTGGTAGTGCCATGAGATTAAGTGAAGGTAGTGAAGAGTTTTACTTATTATCTGATGCTGCACAAGAGATCGTGTCAAACCCAAGAAGAGAGAAAGCCGATGGTGAACTTGAGTCCGACAAAGAATGGGCTGAGCGTGTACACTTCGATCAAAACGGGCCATTTAATTGGATGGCGACAACAGATGATAGTGGTCAACAGTATATTGACCGTGAACACATTGTTGTTGATTTACAAGCAGTCTTTGCTGAAAGTGATGTAGAAACACCATGGATTTCATTCTATGAGAATGGTGATTTTGCTAAAGGCCGGTTTATGTATGTGTTTGGTAATGGTTTTATAGATTTCCAAAACTTTGCCTCTCCTAACCCATTAGGTACGCAAACGCCGAATAATAATCAGCCAGAAAGTAACAGCGATACGATTCATATTGATTTTTCATACAGTGGGCCTTTTAGTGGTTCAAATTTGTCAAATACTATCGCCCCTTTATGGCGAGCTGCCGGTCATAATGAACAGTTCATTGTGCCATTTAATCCAATTGCAACCGAGCAAAACGAAATTTCAGGCATTAGCGTAGGTCACGTTGGCAGTAAATTGGTTGTCGATTACAACAATGTAAAAACTGGCTGGAAAACTACTTGTGTAAATGAGCAGCTAATCGAGCTTAGTGATGGCTCTATCGCAACACAATGCCTATTAAACACTGGAGAGTTGGATTATCAGAGCATTTCTGAAAATAAAAAAATACATTCTTCTCTGATGGAGTTTTATGGCAATGATAATTACAACTTCCAGGTGTTTATGGAAACCGGCGCATCAAAAAATAAACCAGGTGAGTATGAAGTGATCATCGCCTATGGTGATATTACGCGCACCATTTTTACTGACAACAGTTTAGAATATGATGATTTACCGCTGAATAATGCTCAGTATAATGGTGTTGTAGGTGTATTAGGTCATGAGGGGTACAAAAATAGTTATGGTGGTATTTATCATGCTAATGAATACTACTCATCTTATAAAGTAGACGAGAGTACTGAAATTGTTAACGCAATCAAGCCGGGTAAGGTTGTTTGTTTTGATTATCAAGGGCCGGGTTCAAAAGCTGGAAAAATTAAGTTTAAAGTGCAATTGCCAAATGACTTGGTTGCCGGTGATGAATTAGTATTCGGCTTATCCAACTCTGGCCAAAATACCATATTTTCTAACCAAGCGAAGTTTGTTGTTAATTCATCGCTAGCAGTTTCTCAACTCTCTAATATCGTTATGGTCGAAGACAGTGCGACTAAGCAAATTGCAGCTTCTCTTTCTGACGCTAATGTGGAGGTTGATATAACCTCAACCGATCGTTTTATTAAAGTCACCTCACAAGTTAATGGTTCATTATTAAATATAAGTATCGACAGTGATGCCGATTATTTCACTACAAAACCAGCAATCATTACGTTAACACTCATATCAAAAGATAACGCAAACCAAAAGCTTAGCGTAAGCTTTTTGGTAGATGTTTCTCCTGTAAATGATGCGCCAGCTTTAACTTATAAACAAGATTCATTTGACATACTTAGTACCGAATTTGTTGAGTTGATTGCCCTAGCTACAGATGCAGATAATGATGAGTTAAGTTACTTGTGGTCAGGTGAGCACATAGACGAAGAGCAAAAGTTTAATGGTTCAATGAGCCTATCGAACCTGCCTGCAGGAACTCATCAATTTGATCTTATGGTGACAGATGGTCAAGTTGAAGTAAGCAAAGCTTTCACTGTTAATGTCACGCAAGCAGAAGAAGAGCCATCACTTGAGCGTAAAGAGCCAAATGGTGCTGCATTTATCTGGCTTTCACTTTTCACCCTTCTTACTTTGATTGGACGTCGCACTCTGATTAATCGCCGCTAA
- a CDS encoding Lcl C-terminal domain-containing protein, producing MKFKNIIALAIPAFVSSTAFAQRGEVDTSYSCMYNVPQTAPNSRFDISEDGASVLDLKTNLTWSRCDLGQVWDNEIQQCQGSALLVDWQVAHEKALIYSASNKNEWRVPNIKELSSIIEERCTRPAANIAVFPSIILGKTYISSTPYNFDSTGESIFGMTTDLGYISHGSKSGAFSVKFVHN from the coding sequence ATGAAATTTAAAAACATAATTGCCTTAGCTATCCCTGCATTTGTTAGCTCAACGGCATTCGCACAGCGTGGTGAAGTTGATACATCGTATAGCTGCATGTATAACGTACCTCAAACAGCCCCTAATAGTCGCTTTGATATCAGCGAAGATGGCGCTAGCGTATTAGATCTTAAAACAAACTTAACATGGTCACGGTGCGACCTTGGCCAAGTTTGGGACAATGAGATTCAACAATGCCAAGGCTCTGCATTACTTGTGGATTGGCAAGTTGCCCATGAGAAAGCGTTAATATACTCAGCCAGCAATAAAAATGAATGGCGCGTACCTAATATTAAAGAGTTAAGTAGTATAATTGAAGAGCGTTGTACACGACCTGCAGCTAATATAGCCGTATTTCCCTCTATCATATTAGGAAAAACCTATATTAGCTCTACACCTTATAATTTTGACTCTACTGGCGAGTCAATATTTGGTATGACTACCGATTTAGGTTATATCTCACACGGTTCTAAATCGGGTGCATTCTCGGTTAAGTTCGTTCATAACTAA
- a CDS encoding Lcl C-terminal domain-containing protein encodes MKRLVIVFYCLTLLIACGGGGGGGSDTAKKDDTTPPPPPAENSAPSLTVSSPASVQELSVVTVNANASDSDGQISSIDWQQTAGPTVVLTLDATAKTASFTAPQVSMSDVKKVLSFDVTATDDDGDFIKKSVSLTVEAVNAAPFFNITHDQSIGEGKLVALTANADDADGEIISYLWSTAIENNINIVNGSSKNASFQAPVVTKTTDYTFTVEATDNEGSKAFQNIVVTVNPTVQGELFYRPQAVEAAQAILAASFSHSKTAIVVEDDLLPYRVEVFDTNNSKLGEAVSLDSENFNVEVNGNLAGGFYIKSSHRSYRQKLIKDENGEVVYDEFTEEALKAFTEGGAPILEAFYVADIEAICDIESKYTCNATPFTTVISKTGRLTGSINVVDALPIVEQHLNFELTSDPFLVEQIPAGINFSAIETVIDNGNGTISWVDAVMDFLNGSRADINMITEQFIMSNETRLELTTEAGVLVNSYEIVDIEAQASFLGDDADQLIMNGLNYSWTINYPNGSIEQGCNGLNTNAISFKAPAVLQKDFIFVSVTVNSGDFSETKSITVVVDPAPAPENTAPAIEQMQDMIVSSGDTVDLAAVVSDGEDFSCNITHSWTQISGPTVTLSNENAASPSFVAPNTADEVIALTFELSVTDSGDQTISTPVDIYVTKQVNVGNFALNDTGVTKCANYAFGSLNTAGHDNQIDCENNDNLLPLPQMQDAMVGRDANQNSNADGSAGFSFTKIAADGSELDHDASQWTCVVDNVTGLMWENKSTEESLQNKNMVFTHFNSDQSTNAGMQGIEQSEYCQEAETCFNSESFVEAVNSQEQSLCGYSDWRLPTRMELHSLVDYSGGTSKNGKPRIVEQFFPNTVLEHYMTSSHAGEKRTPDLYENRKLWVVSFIDGQLALWNTTYNVTDSRLPIRLVRK; translated from the coding sequence ATGAAAAGATTAGTAATTGTGTTTTACTGCTTAACACTTTTAATAGCTTGTGGCGGCGGTGGTGGTGGCGGTAGCGACACTGCTAAAAAAGATGACACGACACCACCTCCTCCTCCAGCAGAAAATTCTGCACCTTCTCTAACCGTGAGTTCACCAGCATCGGTACAAGAACTATCGGTTGTTACCGTAAACGCAAATGCCAGCGACTCTGATGGTCAAATTAGTAGTATTGATTGGCAACAAACCGCAGGGCCTACAGTTGTATTAACCTTAGATGCAACGGCAAAAACAGCAAGCTTCACCGCTCCGCAGGTAAGCATGAGTGACGTGAAAAAGGTATTATCGTTTGACGTTACTGCCACCGACGACGATGGCGACTTTATTAAAAAATCGGTCTCGTTAACGGTAGAAGCGGTAAACGCAGCGCCATTTTTTAATATTACCCACGATCAAAGTATTGGCGAAGGAAAACTTGTGGCATTAACCGCCAATGCGGATGATGCCGACGGCGAAATTATTAGTTATTTGTGGAGCACAGCCATAGAAAACAATATTAATATTGTAAACGGCAGTTCAAAAAATGCTTCTTTTCAAGCCCCTGTTGTCACGAAAACAACGGACTACACGTTTACCGTTGAAGCTACAGATAATGAAGGCAGTAAAGCCTTTCAAAATATCGTCGTTACGGTAAATCCGACAGTACAAGGCGAACTATTCTATCGACCACAGGCTGTCGAGGCAGCACAAGCCATTTTAGCCGCAAGTTTTTCTCACTCTAAAACTGCGATTGTAGTAGAAGATGATTTACTGCCTTACAGGGTTGAGGTATTTGATACCAATAACAGCAAGCTGGGTGAAGCAGTATCGCTAGATAGCGAAAACTTTAATGTTGAAGTAAATGGCAATCTTGCAGGCGGCTTTTATATTAAATCCAGTCATAGAAGTTATCGTCAAAAACTTATCAAAGACGAAAATGGTGAAGTAGTTTATGACGAGTTTACCGAAGAAGCATTAAAAGCTTTCACTGAAGGCGGGGCTCCAATATTAGAAGCCTTCTACGTGGCTGATATTGAAGCCATTTGTGATATTGAAAGTAAATACACATGTAATGCCACGCCGTTCACGACTGTAATTTCAAAGACCGGACGATTAACAGGTTCGATAAACGTTGTTGATGCCTTACCGATTGTCGAACAACATTTAAATTTTGAACTGACTTCAGATCCGTTTCTTGTCGAACAAATTCCAGCGGGCATTAATTTTAGTGCGATAGAAACCGTCATCGATAACGGTAACGGTACTATTAGCTGGGTTGATGCTGTGATGGATTTCTTAAACGGCTCTAGAGCTGATATTAATATGATCACCGAGCAGTTCATTATGAGTAATGAAACTCGCTTAGAATTAACCACTGAAGCTGGCGTACTGGTAAATTCATACGAAATTGTCGATATTGAAGCACAGGCAAGCTTTTTAGGAGATGATGCCGATCAGTTAATTATGAACGGCCTAAATTACTCATGGACAATAAATTATCCAAATGGAAGCATTGAACAAGGCTGTAACGGTTTAAATACAAATGCAATATCATTTAAAGCTCCTGCGGTTTTACAGAAAGACTTTATCTTTGTTTCAGTAACAGTAAACAGTGGCGATTTTTCAGAAACTAAATCAATAACAGTTGTTGTTGACCCAGCACCCGCCCCAGAAAACACCGCACCTGCTATTGAACAAATGCAAGATATGATCGTATCTTCTGGCGATACTGTCGATTTAGCAGCGGTTGTATCAGATGGTGAAGACTTTTCTTGTAATATTACTCATTCTTGGACACAGATATCAGGACCAACGGTTACCTTGTCAAACGAGAATGCCGCATCCCCTAGCTTTGTAGCACCAAATACAGCAGATGAGGTGATAGCATTAACATTTGAGCTAAGTGTTACTGACTCTGGTGACCAAACTATCAGTACTCCTGTTGATATTTACGTGACTAAACAAGTGAATGTTGGAAACTTTGCATTAAATGATACTGGCGTAACCAAATGTGCAAACTATGCATTTGGAAGTTTGAATACTGCCGGGCATGATAACCAAATTGACTGTGAAAATAATGACAACTTATTGCCCTTGCCGCAAATGCAAGACGCTATGGTTGGCCGCGATGCAAACCAAAACTCCAATGCAGATGGAAGCGCTGGCTTTAGTTTTACCAAGATAGCGGCCGATGGCAGTGAGCTTGATCATGACGCAAGTCAATGGACATGTGTTGTTGATAATGTTACCGGCCTTATGTGGGAAAATAAAAGCACAGAAGAGTCATTACAAAACAAGAACATGGTTTTCACTCACTTTAATTCAGATCAATCAACAAATGCCGGTATGCAAGGCATAGAGCAAAGCGAATATTGCCAAGAAGCAGAAACGTGCTTTAACAGTGAGTCGTTTGTAGAAGCGGTAAATAGCCAAGAGCAATCATTATGTGGTTATTCTGATTGGCGATTACCGACTCGAATGGAGCTGCACTCTTTAGTAGATTACTCTGGTGGTACGAGTAAAAACGGTAAGCCTAGAATTGTCGAACAGTTCTTTCCAAATACTGTTTTAGAGCACTATATGACCTCTTCACATGCTGGAGAAAAGCGAACCCCTGATCTATACGAAAACCGCAAATTATGGGTTGTCAGCTTCATTGACGGTCAATTAGCACTGTGGAATACAACCTATAATGTAACAGACTCTCGTTTACCAATTAGATTAGTTCGAAAATAA